One region of Dehalococcoidia bacterium genomic DNA includes:
- a CDS encoding DUF2804 domain-containing protein translates to MAEYRQRELRAAPDNLVTDGEFAFGTFSTQFKNVNPLKADKPLGIWLPESLLYFRLKEWQAFQLGNERWFMLAVLYNAKVTALAQFIVYDKVRKKKYLFEKLLPSWKIKIPASIWDSSQSYRDKDCSIEIISALAKGRFYMNVFIRDQKGLPDIEGHFEAIHDEGSVAPIVVSIPLGKNRAVYSHKCLMPMQGSLILGGEKIEFLRTDSLAIIDDHKGFYPYVMKYDWVTTAGHDGKGRLIGFNLTDNQTIDAKRYNENCLWVDGRLQLLPPVKFDRPQGVTGEWIIRDSYGMVNLTFKPVTMGSIDMNLLAMKVKYYGPFGSFRGTVRDSSGQILDFTDYFGMGEQKYIRG, encoded by the coding sequence ATGGCAGAATACCGACAGAGGGAGTTGCGAGCCGCCCCGGACAATCTTGTCACAGACGGCGAATTCGCATTCGGAACTTTCAGCACACAGTTTAAAAATGTCAATCCTCTCAAGGCTGATAAGCCCCTGGGTATATGGCTGCCTGAATCTCTGCTCTATTTCAGACTCAAGGAATGGCAGGCCTTCCAGCTTGGAAACGAACGCTGGTTTATGCTGGCTGTATTGTATAACGCCAAGGTCACGGCCCTGGCGCAGTTCATTGTATACGATAAAGTGCGGAAGAAAAAATATCTGTTTGAGAAACTTCTGCCATCATGGAAAATTAAGATTCCCGCGTCTATCTGGGACAGCAGCCAGTCCTATCGGGACAAGGACTGTTCCATCGAGATTATCAGCGCGCTGGCGAAGGGCAGATTTTATATGAATGTATTTATACGTGATCAGAAAGGCCTGCCGGATATTGAGGGACATTTCGAGGCAATTCATGATGAGGGATCGGTTGCGCCCATCGTCGTCTCAATACCGCTGGGCAAGAACCGCGCGGTCTATTCTCATAAGTGCCTGATGCCGATGCAGGGGAGCCTCATTCTGGGGGGGGAGAAGATTGAGTTCCTGCGCACCGATAGTCTCGCTATTATCGATGACCATAAGGGCTTCTATCCTTATGTGATGAAGTACGACTGGGTCACAACAGCTGGCCATGACGGGAAAGGGCGGCTGATCGGATTCAACCTGACGGATAACCAGACCATCGATGCGAAGAGATATAACGAGAACTGCCTGTGGGTGGACGGCAGGTTGCAACTGCTGCCGCCGGTGAAGTTCGATAGGCCGCAGGGGGTGACGGGAGAGTGGATTATACGGGACAGCTATGGAATGGTGAACCTTACATTCAAGCCCGTCACCATGGGCAGCATCGACATGAACCTGCTGGCGATGAAGGTAAAATACTACGGGCCTTTCGGCTCTTTCCGCGGGACTGTCAGAGACAGCTCGGGCCAAATCCTGGACTTCACTGATTACTTTGGAATGGGTGAACAAAAATACATTCGTGGGTAG
- a CDS encoding transglutaminase-like domain-containing protein, giving the protein MRAIVATLSVCLILISLNCSPRYMSTGALGKYVYFPIDPRQLITVEDPTIRQTLNMITSDTTDFRSDFRKLQAWVSSHIVYSNDSYYHWQTPVETLEKRTGNCKDFAVLLCTLSRAAGVPASDIYVAIGKDHSNNAHAFIIEKWILDRWQVVEPQVGGFVISDLTSIDTADRYSIYARFNDKYYLGETAYITATETFLTSRPASAANSQPAAGSEPVAVSPSPAVNPLPEIDYFYFKQVPNVVGASGATMLAWQVTGSSLVYIDNGIGYVAASGSQIVASPAGTVFTITARNENGEVKSKAFR; this is encoded by the coding sequence ATGAGGGCCATTGTCGCGACGCTGTCTGTTTGTCTGATACTTATATCTTTGAACTGCTCGCCCAGGTACATGTCCACCGGCGCATTAGGCAAATATGTCTACTTCCCCATAGATCCCCGGCAATTGATAACGGTGGAAGATCCCACCATACGCCAGACGCTGAACATGATCACTTCCGATACAACGGACTTCAGGTCCGATTTCAGAAAGCTGCAAGCATGGGTTTCGTCGCATATCGTATATTCCAATGACAGCTATTACCACTGGCAAACGCCTGTCGAAACTCTGGAGAAAAGGACGGGCAACTGCAAGGATTTCGCGGTGCTGCTCTGTACGCTCAGCCGGGCTGCAGGCGTGCCGGCCAGCGATATTTACGTGGCCATCGGCAAGGACCACAGCAACAATGCCCACGCTTTCATAATAGAGAAATGGATACTCGACCGATGGCAGGTGGTCGAGCCGCAGGTAGGAGGATTTGTTATCTCCGATTTAACGTCCATAGACACGGCTGACAGATACAGCATCTATGCCCGTTTCAACGATAAATACTACCTGGGGGAGACGGCCTATATTACCGCCACCGAGACCTTCCTAACATCCAGGCCAGCGTCAGCCGCAAACAGTCAGCCTGCCGCGGGTTCAGAGCCGGTAGCTGTAAGCCCTTCCCCGGCAGTCAATCCGCTCCCTGAAATCGACTACTTCTATTTCAAGCAGGTCCCGAATGTCGTGGGGGCATCCGGCGCCACCATGCTGGCATGGCAGGTCACCGGCTCGTCGCTGGTATACATAGACAACGGCATCGGATATGTGGCAGCTTCAGGAAGCCAGATAGTCGCTTCTCCGGCCGGAACGGTCTTTACCATCACCGCAAGAAATGAAAACGGCGAGGTGAAATCGAAGGCCTTTAGATAG
- a CDS encoding J domain-containing protein produces MTMDITKRQTPEEEELHKKRVELATLENALAQNELDLATIQAQLNIFLTRYLNTVGSRYSELDEINAQIAEVEARLKPQEKIAKDKANEARSRAEESAKATQGMQNSEQPLEFIPSDRLKKLYREVARKIHPDLCTDEKERGRRQQLMVEANQAYERGDEERLQVILKEWESSPDFIKGEDVAMQLVRLIRKLAHVRERIKYSTSRIKELRKSDLYALYKKVKKAEVEGEDLLKEMAERINSDIMDAKERLRKLGLEKIST; encoded by the coding sequence ATGACTATGGATATTACGAAACGTCAAACCCCAGAAGAGGAGGAACTACATAAGAAACGCGTTGAGCTGGCCACATTAGAAAACGCACTTGCCCAAAACGAGTTAGATCTGGCAACGATCCAGGCGCAGCTGAATATATTTCTTACAAGATATCTAAACACCGTAGGTTCACGGTATAGTGAACTCGATGAGATCAATGCTCAAATCGCCGAAGTGGAGGCTCGACTGAAACCCCAGGAAAAGATCGCGAAAGACAAAGCCAATGAAGCGCGCTCCAGAGCGGAGGAATCGGCTAAGGCTACTCAAGGTATGCAGAATTCAGAGCAACCACTAGAATTTATTCCATCGGACAGACTAAAAAAGCTATATCGGGAAGTGGCTAGAAAGATCCATCCTGACCTTTGTACCGACGAAAAGGAACGGGGCCGTCGCCAGCAGCTAATGGTGGAAGCAAACCAGGCGTATGAGCGAGGCGATGAAGAGCGACTCCAGGTCATTCTAAAAGAATGGGAATCTAGCCCAGATTTCATCAAGGGAGAGGACGTAGCCATGCAACTTGTGCGTCTAATACGCAAGTTGGCACATGTAAGAGAACGCATTAAGTATAGTACCTCAAGAATTAAGGAATTAAGGAAATCAGACCTCTATGCACTTTATAAGAAGGTAAAGAAGGCAGAGGTAGAAGGTGAAGATCTTTTGAAAGAAATGGCTGAACGAATTAATAGTGATATTATGGATGCAAAAGAACGTCTTCGTAAACTTGGATTGGAGAAGATCAGTACATGA